The nucleotide sequence GTTCAATTGGTTCAACACGCTTCGGATAAATCTTTTCCTTCCGACCATACGACTATTTCTTTTGCCTTGGGATTTAGTATTTTTTTATTAAATAAAAAAATAGGCACCATTGCTCTTGTTTGCGCTTTTTTTGTCGCTTTTGCCAGAATTTTTTGTGGTCTTCATTATCCTTTAGATATTTTTGGTGGAATTATTATGGCCTTTTGCGTTGTTTGGATAATACAAAAAATAATTTTATTTTCTAAAAAGCTAAAAAACTAATTTCTAAAAGTTTTTTTATAATTTAATTTTATAAATATCTCCTGCGCCAATAAGAAGAATCAAATCATTTGATTTTAAATTTTTTAAAATTAATTTTTTAGTTTCTTCTAAATCCTTAGCATATAAGACTAATTTATTTTTAAAATTATGTCTTTTTTTTATTTCTTTAATTAAATCTTTTGAACTAATATCTTTATCTTTTTTGTCTTCCCTGCCTTGTACATCAAAAATTTCAGGCAAAATTAAAAGATCAACTTGATCAAAAGATTCTATAAATTCATTAAATAATTTTCTAGTCCGATCTCTATGATGAGGTTGAAACGCAACCACAATTCTGCGATTTGGATAAAAATCCTTTGCTGCTTGAATTGTGCCTCGAATAGCAATCGGCGTATGAGCATAATCAGAAATAATAATTGCTCCATTTTTTTCTCCCTGTTTTTCAAACCTTCTCCAAATCCCTTTAAAATTTGCAACAACATCTCTAATAATATTTAAAGGCACCTTTAATTCAAAAGCCATAACACTAGCTCCAACTGCATTATAAATATTAAACAAACCGGGAATTTGCAATGTAAATTCTTTTTTAATTTTATTATTTTGAATAGTAAAATTTATTAATCCAAAGGTTTTAATAATATTTTTTATTTGAAAATCCACTCCTTGTTTTTGACCAAAAGTAATTATTTTAAAATTTTTATTTTTTATTTTTTTTAAAAGTAATTGAATATTTTCATCATCGCTATTGGCTATTAAAATTCCATTGTCAGGTAATTTTTCTACATACTTTTGAAAAGTTTCTATAATATGATTTATGTCCAAGTAATAATCTAAATGATCTTCTTGAATATTGGTTAAAATAATAATTTGCGGATGCAAATTCAACATATTTGCCTGCCATTCACATGCTTCAACAACAAAATAATTACTCTTTCCTATTCTTAAATTTTCTTCCCATGTGGATTGATTTACCTTACTGCCAACAATTACTAAAGGATCAAAATTTGCTTTTTCTAAAATTAACCCTAAAATACTAGTTGTAGTGCTTTTACCATTTGTACCTGAAATTGCAATTGTATATTTCTTTTTGCTTAATTCACCTAAAAATTCTGGATAACTTAGTTGAGGAATATTAAAAATTTGAGCTTGAATTCGTTCAGGATTATTTTCTGGCACAGCCGAAGAATAAATAACTAAATCCGTATCTGATGACAAATTTTCTTTTTTGTGATTTTGATAAATTAAAACTCCCCTGCTTTTTAAAGCCTGAATTATTTCTGAAGAATTTACATCTGACCCAGTTACCGTCTTTCCTAATTTAAGCATCATTTTTGCAATAGCGCTCACTCCAATACCGCCGATACCAATAATATGAACTTTTTTAAAATTTGCCATATCTTTATTAAAAATTAAATAAATAAAAAACAATTTGACCAAATGAAAGTCCAGCATCTCCGGATGGAATTTTCGTATTAATATAAACTCCCTTTGATTTTAAATAAGAAGAAATTATTTTATTATTAGCCATGCCACCAGCAAAAAAAATAATTTTTAAATTATAGTTTTTAGGTTTTAGGTTTTTGATTATTTCATATAAACCTTGCGCAATATAAAGTTGAGCAATAGTTGCAAGTCGTTTTTTATCACGATGTAAATTATTAATTAAATATTCAAATAAATAAGTAGTTTGTAAAATAAATTTTGAATCTTGAATGGTTTGGCAAGGCTCTACGCAAGCCCCGAACCCCGAACCCATCCCACAAGGAACACAAGAATTTTTCTCTAATAAATCAATTGGTTCATGTTTGTAATTTCTTTCATTTTTACAAAATTCCAATAAAACCGAAACAGCATCTAAAATTCGTCCAGTACTAGATGTTTCTTGACAATTAAAATTTTGTTTAAATTGATTATATAAAAGTTCAAACTGATTACGAGTATAATATTTTTTAACAAAAGAAAAAATAAATTCTTTTTTGTTTGAAAATTGAAAATTAAAAGCTTGTAATAAGCTTATTGAATCCATTGAAAATTTATCAAGTATTGCTATTAACATTCTTGCTGGTTCTTTAACGGCTAAATCCCCACCAATCATTATTTGATTTTCAAGATGAGCCACTCGTTCAATAACTTTTAACTTTAAACTTTTGACTTTAAACTTAAATATCTCTCCGCCCCAAATTTTTCCATCTAATCCATAACCTGTGCCATCGCAGGAAATACCAATACAATTTTCAATTTTCAATTTACAATTTTCAATTATTATTTTTTCTCCAATTGTTGAAAAAATATGCGCTATATGATGCTGAACTTGAATATGTTTTGCTTTAAATTTTTGACTTAATTCTTTACCCCAAATTGTTGTCTTATATAAAGGATGCAAATCAGTTAAAATAATATCTGGTTTTATTTTATTTTTTTTAAAAAAATCTAAAACAAATTTTTGAAAATTTTGATATTTTTCTTCATCTAAAAGATCACCGAAAGAACAAGAAAAATATATTTTATTGTTTAGATAAATAGAAAAATTACCATCCGATTCTGCGCCTAAGGCCAAAATTACTTTCGTATTTTTTATATTAATAGAAAAACAATTCATTTTTTATGAATAATCTAAAAAAAATTTACATTTTTGGCAATCCTTTACTTTCTTTTGATAATTTACCAATTAAACTCATGCCAAAATTAAAAAAAATATTTCCAAAAATTAATTTTATTATTCAAGATCCAAATGAAAATTTGAAACCAGAGAATAACGAGCTGATTATTATTGACACTATTATTGGCCCAAAAAAAGTTATAATTATAAATGAACTAAAAAAAATAGAGCAAAGCCCAACTTGTTCAATACATGATCTTGATCTTGGTTTTAATCTAAAACTACTTAAAAAAATAGGAAAATTAAAAAAAATTATTATTTTTGGTATACCAATAAAAATAAAAAAAAACGAAGCCCTGAAACAATTAA is from Candidatus Kuenenbacteria bacterium HGW-Kuenenbacteria-1 and encodes:
- a CDS encoding undecaprenyl-diphosphatase, yielding MDFPLFQIINNWANKNIWLDYFMIFCAEYLIFGLFLILVFLFFFLKEKTKKIQLIILALGSTALAWFLNQLISLIHFRQRPFISHHDIVQLVQHASDKSFPSDHTTISFALGFSIFLLNKKIGTIALVCAFFVAFARIFCGLHYPLDIFGGIIMAFCVVWIIQKIILFSKKLKN
- the murC gene encoding UDP-N-acetylmuramate--L-alanine ligase; this translates as MLDFHLVKLFFIYLIFNKDMANFKKVHIIGIGGIGVSAIAKMMLKLGKTVTGSDVNSSEIIQALKSRGVLIYQNHKKENLSSDTDLVIYSSAVPENNPERIQAQIFNIPQLSYPEFLGELSKKKYTIAISGTNGKSTTTSILGLILEKANFDPLVIVGSKVNQSTWEENLRIGKSNYFVVEACEWQANMLNLHPQIIILTNIQEDHLDYYLDINHIIETFQKYVEKLPDNGILIANSDDENIQLLLKKIKNKNFKIITFGQKQGVDFQIKNIIKTFGLINFTIQNNKIKKEFTLQIPGLFNIYNAVGASVMAFELKVPLNIIRDVVANFKGIWRRFEKQGEKNGAIIISDYAHTPIAIRGTIQAAKDFYPNRRIVVAFQPHHRDRTRKLFNEFIESFDQVDLLILPEIFDVQGREDKKDKDISSKDLIKEIKKRHNFKNKLVLYAKDLEETKKLILKNLKSNDLILLIGAGDIYKIKL